The genomic window TTAAATGGATATGGACCGACACATATGAGCACACCTTTCCAGGGCAGGGAAATGAATACATGCCTGAGGGCTTAAAACACAAACCGTTCCTCCTTCTGTGCAATCATTGCGAACAGCCTCCCTGTGTACGTGTTTGCCCGACAAAAGCTACATTCAAAAGAAAAGACGGGATTGTCATGATGGATCAGCATCGCTGTATCGGATGCAGGTTCTGCATGGCGGCATGTCCTTTTGGCGCAAGGAGCTTTAACTGGAGAGACCCAAGACCGTTTATCAAAGAGCAGAACCCTGAATATCCCACAAGGACTATGGGTGTCGTGGAAAAATGCACCTTCTGCTTTGAACGGCTTGCAAAGGGTCTTCAGCCGGCTTGTGTGGAAAAGTCCAACGGCGGGCTGATATTCGGCGACCTGTCTGACCCCAATTCAGAGGTTAGAAAGGTCTTAAGCACACATTACAGCATCAGGCG from Nitrospirota bacterium includes these protein-coding regions:
- a CDS encoding 4Fe-4S dicluster domain-containing protein encodes the protein MSIDRREFLKFAGASTLLGLGGITAVQELLKTSAGASHVMVDEKALSAKRWAMVIDISKFKTEADYKNVVQACHSIHNVPDIGNPKDEVKWIWTDTYEHTFPGQGNEYMPEGLKHKPFLLLCNHCEQPPCVRVCPTKATFKRKDGIVMMDQHRCIGCRFCMAACPFGARSFNWRDPRPFIKEQNPEYPTRTMGVVEKCTFCFERLAKGLQPACVEKSNGGLIFGDLSDPNSEVRKVLSTHYSIRRKPEIGTQPSVYYIIGGSENA